The Brachyspira hyodysenteriae ATCC 27164 genome includes a window with the following:
- the rpmA gene encoding 50S ribosomal protein L27, which yields MAHKKGGGSSKNGRDSQSKRLGVKVYGGQKVISGNIIVRQRGTQFHAGRNVDIGRDHTIFATASGYVKFHTNKFGKKTISVVTE from the coding sequence ATGGCACATAAAAAAGGCGGCGGAAGTTCTAAAAACGGACGCGATAGTCAATCTAAACGTTTAGGTGTTAAAGTTTACGGCGGTCAGAAAGTTATATCAGGCAATATTATAGTTAGACAGCGCGGTACTCAATTCCATGCTGGAAGAAATGTTGATATAGGTCGCGATCATACTATATTTGCTACTGCTTCTGGTTATGTGAAGTTCCATACTAATAAATTCGGAAAGAAAACTATCTCTGTTGTAACTGAATAA
- a CDS encoding ribosomal-processing cysteine protease Prp, which produces MASFVNVVYNTEFIIQSITVEGHAGIKKSGEGYEVCIALSALTQAMYKALLSIVENRFLKYKIKDGFLSLELVNFDKLENDKKIEYKIVSNGYLIGIKSLIKEYPDFIKYKEEYKNGT; this is translated from the coding sequence ATGGCTTCTTTTGTTAATGTAGTATATAATACAGAATTTATTATACAAAGCATAACAGTTGAAGGGCATGCAGGTATTAAAAAGTCGGGTGAAGGTTATGAAGTTTGTATAGCTTTGAGTGCATTAACACAGGCTATGTATAAAGCTTTGTTATCTATAGTTGAAAATAGATTTCTAAAGTATAAAATAAAAGATGGATTTTTGAGTTTAGAACTTGTTAATTTTGATAAACTTGAAAATGATAAAAAAATAGAGTATAAAATAGTTAGTAATGGATATTTGATAGGTATAAAATCTTTAATTAAAGAGTATCCTGATTTTATAAAATATAAAGAGGAGTATAAAAATGGCACATAA
- the rplU gene encoding 50S ribosomal protein L21, whose amino-acid sequence MYAIVEVKGKQYKVEKGQDILVEYLGDDAKEAPEIKTLLLKKDDESVLVGTPYVDGVKVSSKIVEMMKGDKVVIGKHKRRKDYRRKTGHRHKYHKITIEDIAV is encoded by the coding sequence ATGTATGCAATCGTAGAAGTAAAAGGTAAGCAATACAAGGTGGAAAAAGGTCAGGATATTTTAGTAGAATATCTAGGCGATGATGCTAAAGAAGCTCCTGAAATTAAAACTCTTCTTCTTAAAAAAGATGATGAAAGTGTTTTAGTAGGTACACCTTATGTTGATGGCGTTAAAGTAAGCTCTAAAATAGTAGAAATGATGAAAGGCGATAAAGTAGTTATCGGAAAACATAAAAGAAGAAAAGACTATAGAAGAAAAACAGGTCATAGACATAAATACCATAAGATAACTATTGAAGATATAGCTGTTTAA
- a CDS encoding tetratricopeptide repeat protein, with the protein MSKKIIEKINELHNQNKHQKIIELIYSINENERDYEIILLFARALNNVHNYDEALDNLMYIREEGLFDPLWYYRTGYAYYHKNEKNTAKQYFSKAIELFENYDKKNIENFSEISNNIKNLYSLCFENEDKELSFAQRVKLFWKWFEENETEIDDIIKNKNKDIIHFLSHGVKIISDNLAFNIGRNYNFTFNIDGKNYLFYLTPRIISDMPEKLKEKWTFLPYIPSSNGVNFTIEIHNKRIEIQDVFVKIEFDDENDKFDLVFYNKDLNNLDKEEAYNIFFLIMENSIGEGLSRVYIRYADISNRKLNNMLPLTELEKYMKKTLSFHRKKIITDPINQYLAYTSEPRQSDTLRYDIIAGTTSYYETVNDYYNENTDDIIEISKCGAKAIFLYYTYDYKNDDESRKTILNERYEIQERLEKEVLASGEKEYDIGIVLGGAMGVYNIYIDLIVYDEDEFIKRAKILLAEYERNFYVSKFRKNSDIISIFDL; encoded by the coding sequence ATGAGTAAAAAAATTATAGAAAAAATTAACGAATTGCATAATCAAAATAAGCATCAAAAAATAATAGAACTTATTTATTCTATAAATGAGAATGAAAGAGATTATGAAATAATTTTATTATTTGCAAGAGCTTTAAATAATGTACATAATTATGATGAAGCATTAGACAATCTAATGTATATAAGAGAAGAGGGATTATTCGATCCTTTATGGTATTATAGAACAGGATATGCTTATTATCATAAAAATGAAAAAAATACAGCTAAACAATATTTTAGTAAAGCTATAGAATTATTTGAAAATTATGATAAAAAAAATATAGAAAATTTCTCAGAAATATCAAACAATATAAAGAATTTATATTCATTATGTTTTGAAAATGAAGATAAAGAATTAAGTTTCGCTCAAAGAGTAAAATTATTTTGGAAATGGTTTGAAGAAAATGAAACAGAAATTGATGATATAATAAAAAATAAAAATAAAGATATAATTCATTTTCTCTCTCATGGCGTAAAAATAATATCTGATAATTTAGCATTTAATATAGGAAGAAACTATAATTTTACTTTTAATATAGATGGTAAAAATTATCTATTTTATCTCACCCCAAGAATAATATCTGATATGCCTGAAAAATTAAAAGAAAAATGGACTTTTCTTCCATATATTCCTAGTTCTAATGGTGTAAACTTCACTATTGAAATTCATAATAAAAGAATAGAAATTCAGGATGTATTTGTAAAAATAGAATTTGATGATGAAAATGATAAATTTGATTTAGTTTTTTATAATAAAGATTTAAATAATTTAGATAAAGAAGAAGCTTATAATATATTTTTCCTCATTATGGAAAATTCTATAGGAGAAGGTTTATCCAGAGTATATATAAGATATGCTGATATAAGTAATAGAAAATTAAATAATATGCTACCTCTCACAGAATTAGAAAAATACATGAAAAAAACATTATCATTCCATAGAAAAAAAATAATAACTGATCCTATAAACCAATATTTAGCATACACCTCTGAACCTAGACAATCTGATACATTAAGATATGACATAATAGCAGGAACTACATCATATTATGAAACTGTTAATGATTATTATAATGAAAATACAGATGATATAATAGAAATATCAAAATGCGGGGCAAAGGCAATATTTTTATATTATACTTATGATTATAAAAATGATGATGAATCAAGAAAAACAATACTTAATGAAAGATATGAAATACAAGAAAGATTAGAAAAAGAAGTTCTAGCAAGCGGAGAAAAAGAATATGATATAGGTATTGTACTTGGCGGAGCTATGGGAGTATACAATATTTATATAGATTTGATTGTTTATGATGAGGATGAATTTATAAAAAGAGCTAAAATACTTCTGGCTGAATATGAAAGAAATTTCTATGTATCTAAATTCAGAAAAAATTCAGATATAATAAGCATATTTGATTTATAA
- a CDS encoding FecR family protein, whose translation MLNRIFLSAILFALSFSNILLSQDISFKVTGISGIAFIERPDINKSLRAFRGSEIHKEYRLRTSSNTQVELTLNRRGDKIGTIIVPQNSILLVNEPISKYDSKVSISLLEGYIKVDVNKDAGALIEIHTPTTTSVVRGTTFEVAFAEDGSTIVVLDNGVIDVVTDNDKEVLNSKKAYINTIDDQSKIINQSSDSDPIVFLNRGEEASREDYKYTIENLMTAMEGISDVNNNENFVSLVNMEEGESKINDLEMKHYRMIAANEGYYNTIVKLINLYPEKRNELIQYARKSLALYTANQKAINKMNSAVSRTREKFDRIKRKFDERMISTSVSQ comes from the coding sequence ATGCTTAATAGAATATTTTTATCAGCAATATTATTTGCTTTGTCATTTAGCAATATTTTATTATCACAGGATATCTCTTTTAAAGTTACAGGAATATCCGGCATAGCTTTTATAGAAAGACCTGACATAAATAAATCATTAAGAGCTTTCAGAGGAAGTGAAATACATAAAGAATATAGATTAAGAACATCAAGTAATACTCAAGTAGAACTTACTTTAAATAGAAGGGGAGATAAAATAGGAACTATAATAGTTCCTCAAAATAGTATATTACTTGTTAATGAGCCTATTTCAAAATATGATAGCAAAGTTTCTATATCTTTGTTAGAAGGTTATATAAAAGTAGATGTAAATAAGGATGCAGGAGCTTTGATTGAAATACATACTCCTACTACAACTTCTGTGGTAAGAGGTACTACTTTTGAAGTTGCTTTTGCAGAAGATGGTTCTACTATAGTTGTTCTTGATAATGGTGTTATAGATGTTGTTACTGATAATGACAAAGAAGTATTAAATTCAAAAAAGGCTTATATAAATACAATAGATGATCAATCTAAAATTATAAATCAAAGTTCTGACAGTGATCCTATAGTATTCTTAAATAGGGGAGAAGAAGCTTCAAGAGAAGATTATAAATATACTATAGAAAATTTAATGACTGCTATGGAAGGAATATCAGATGTAAATAATAATGAAAATTTTGTTTCATTAGTTAACATGGAAGAGGGTGAGAGTAAAATCAATGATCTTGAAATGAAGCATTATAGAATGATAGCTGCTAATGAAGGATATTATAATACTATAGTAAAATTAATAAATTTATACCCTGAAAAAAGAAATGAATTAATACAATATGCAAGAAAATCATTGGCTCTATATACAGCCAATCAGAAAGCAATAAATAAAATGAATTCAGCTGTTAGCAGAACAAGAGAAAAATTTGACAGAATAAAAAGAAAATTTGATGAGAGAATGATAAGTACTTCAGTATCTCAGTAA
- a CDS encoding 4'-phosphopantetheinyl transferase family protein — protein sequence MTYLEYNFNDNESRAEARKNLENLIISMAQNHYNKNNLIIEREENKKPYFKNANNLYFNGTHSSDLFAAVMSDEYNVGIDAEKIRERDYFAIAEEYFYKSEIEYLKNTHKLEIDFFTIWTIKEAYIKMLGKTIFDIKNSVEVDLIEREVRNADNIFFASFILDDSYIISICFDTKNDVDLNIQDFNLNMLFAYPVLPNININM from the coding sequence ATGACTTATTTAGAATATAATTTCAATGATAATGAAAGTAGGGCAGAAGCAAGGAAAAATTTAGAGAATTTAATTATTTCTATGGCTCAAAATCATTATAATAAAAATAATCTTATTATAGAAAGAGAAGAGAATAAAAAGCCTTATTTTAAAAATGCAAATAATTTATATTTTAACGGTACACATAGTTCAGATTTATTCGCTGCTGTTATGAGCGATGAATACAATGTTGGGATAGATGCTGAAAAGATAAGAGAAAGAGATTATTTTGCCATTGCTGAAGAATATTTTTATAAAAGCGAGATTGAATACCTTAAAAATACTCATAAATTAGAAATAGATTTTTTTACTATATGGACTATTAAAGAAGCGTATATAAAAATGCTTGGAAAAACTATTTTTGATATAAAAAATTCTGTAGAAGTTGATTTAATTGAGAGGGAAGTAAGAAATGCTGATAATATATTTTTTGCTTCTTTTATACTTGATGATTCATATATAATAAGTATATGTTTTGATACAAAAAATGATGTTGATTTAAACATTCAGGATTTTAATTTGAATATGCTATTTGCTTATCCTGTATTACCTAATATAAATATAAATATGTAA
- the miaB gene encoding tRNA (N6-isopentenyl adenosine(37)-C2)-methylthiotransferase MiaB — MKNFYLENYGCQMNKADSNSLINSLMQEGFIQTENHENADNIIINTCSVRAHAEERVFSRVKLFNANRKKNKKDTKIIIMGCMAQTSKEHLENLGVDKIFDVYNEVNIIDYLKDEEVFVRKFNDNYIFNKSYVDEDKPHKAFIPISHGCNNWCTYCIVPHTRGKMVSRKSDEIIEELKRLIDDGAKEITLLGQNVNSYGLDIDNEINFTELLYKLDKIIYEKAKDKVWIRFLTSHPKDFDKDLADAIWNLNSLCKHIHLPFQSGSDRILNLMNRKYTKDEYVKKVSYLRNYADDFPISTDIIVGYADETEDEYQETLNLLESIGFEEAYLYKYSEREGSIAYKKNVQYDKAAGARRLTNLVNYQRELAQKLLSKQVGKKTSVMVDDIAKDNMHYLCRSKENRIILVKKDKELNMGDIFNAEVTEIKSHTLIGNFID; from the coding sequence ATGAAGAATTTTTACCTAGAAAATTACGGATGCCAAATGAATAAGGCGGATTCGAATAGTTTAATAAATTCTCTTATGCAGGAAGGTTTTATACAAACAGAAAATCATGAAAATGCTGATAATATAATAATAAATACCTGCAGTGTGAGAGCTCATGCCGAAGAAAGAGTGTTTTCAAGAGTTAAATTATTCAATGCAAATAGAAAAAAGAATAAAAAAGACACAAAAATAATAATTATGGGCTGTATGGCTCAAACTTCCAAGGAACATCTTGAAAATCTTGGTGTTGATAAGATATTTGATGTATATAATGAAGTTAATATTATAGATTATTTGAAGGATGAGGAAGTATTTGTAAGAAAATTTAATGATAATTATATATTTAATAAATCTTATGTAGATGAAGATAAGCCTCATAAAGCATTCATACCTATATCGCATGGCTGTAATAATTGGTGTACTTATTGTATAGTACCTCATACCAGAGGAAAAATGGTAAGCAGAAAATCGGATGAAATAATAGAAGAATTAAAAAGATTGATAGATGACGGAGCTAAAGAGATAACTTTACTTGGGCAGAATGTTAATTCTTATGGGCTTGATATTGATAATGAGATTAATTTTACAGAATTATTATACAAATTAGACAAAATTATTTATGAAAAGGCTAAAGATAAGGTTTGGATAAGATTTTTAACCTCTCACCCTAAAGATTTTGATAAAGATTTGGCTGATGCTATATGGAATTTGAATAGTTTATGTAAGCATATACATTTACCTTTCCAAAGCGGTTCAGATAGAATATTAAATTTAATGAATAGAAAATACACTAAAGATGAATATGTAAAAAAAGTATCATACTTGAGAAATTATGCTGATGATTTTCCTATTTCTACTGATATAATAGTGGGGTATGCTGATGAAACAGAAGATGAGTATCAAGAAACATTAAATTTACTTGAGAGTATAGGTTTTGAAGAGGCTTACCTGTATAAATATTCAGAGAGAGAAGGCTCTATTGCGTATAAAAAAAATGTACAGTATGATAAAGCTGCTGGGGCAAGAAGACTTACTAATCTTGTAAATTATCAAAGAGAATTGGCTCAGAAATTATTATCAAAACAGGTAGGCAAAAAAACATCTGTAATGGTAGATGATATAGCCAAAGATAATATGCATTATTTATGCAGGAGCAAGGAAAACAGAATAATACTTGTAAAAAAAGATAAAGAACTCAATATGGGCGATATTTTCAATGCTGAAGTTACAGAGATAAAAAGCCATACATTGATAGGAAATTTCATTGATTAA
- the coaD gene encoding pantetheine-phosphate adenylyltransferase → MKNGKVIFPGTFDPFTLGHLDVLYRLADIFNKVYISVAVNLDKSPTFSIDERKNMIKKVIGDNDTIEIVTISGLVTEYMKQNDIKVLARGIRDSEDLYYELRMSRMNKLLYPEMDTIFLHTSEHYAYVSSSLIKEILKFNGPIDGLVPEILVEDIRSKFIKK, encoded by the coding sequence ATGAAAAATGGAAAAGTAATATTTCCGGGTACTTTTGACCCTTTCACATTGGGACATCTCGATGTCCTTTACAGACTTGCTGATATTTTCAATAAGGTTTATATATCTGTAGCTGTTAATTTGGATAAATCTCCTACTTTTAGTATAGATGAAAGAAAAAATATGATTAAAAAAGTAATAGGGGATAATGATACTATAGAAATTGTAACTATATCCGGACTTGTAACAGAATATATGAAGCAGAATGATATAAAAGTATTGGCTAGAGGGATCAGAGACAGTGAAGATTTATACTATGAATTAAGAATGTCTAGAATGAATAAATTATTATATCCAGAGATGGATACTATATTTTTACATACATCAGAGCATTATGCTTATGTAAGTTCTTCTTTAATAAAGGAAATACTTAAATTTAATGGACCTATAGACGGATTAGTGCCGGAAATACTAGTTGAAGATATAAGATCCAAATTCATAAAAAAATAA
- a CDS encoding acyl-CoA thioesterase, with product MAHVNKTEIRVIYADTDQMGVVYHSNYLRYFEIGRTELLRELGISYRDMEEKYDIMLPVKEAFVDYKISIKYDDVIVVYTSVEKLKNVSLKLKYEIRSKEDEKILYSTGYTLHPFVNKKGQIVKPDEYLYNIMAKGK from the coding sequence ATGGCTCATGTTAATAAAACTGAAATAAGAGTGATATATGCAGATACTGATCAAATGGGGGTTGTTTATCATTCAAACTATTTAAGATATTTTGAGATAGGAAGGACAGAGCTTTTAAGAGAATTAGGCATTTCCTATAGAGATATGGAAGAAAAATATGATATAATGCTTCCTGTAAAAGAGGCTTTTGTAGATTATAAAATTTCTATAAAATATGATGATGTTATAGTAGTTTATACTAGTGTTGAAAAATTAAAAAATGTATCATTAAAACTGAAATATGAAATAAGAAGCAAAGAAGATGAAAAAATACTATACTCTACAGGTTATACTCTTCACCCTTTTGTAAATAAAAAAGGACAAATAGTAAAACCTGATGAATATCTGTATAATATAATGGCTAAAGGTAAGTAA
- a CDS encoding F0F1 ATP synthase subunit epsilon: protein MATTTAVKKNKKALTCSVITRNGPILRSIKIDHVEIPSHDGYVSIHLDHCPYIVRIGYGELKIYNEDNKLINMYVEDGIAEVTNNVIGILVETALYPKDIDAAILKDEINKLSSQMVINAEEARRNNEKIAKLNKQIEISSK, encoded by the coding sequence ATGGCTACTACTACTGCAGTAAAAAAAAATAAAAAAGCTTTAACTTGCTCTGTAATTACAAGAAACGGTCCTATATTAAGATCCATAAAAATAGATCATGTAGAAATACCTTCGCATGACGGTTATGTTTCAATACATTTGGATCATTGCCCATATATAGTAAGAATAGGTTATGGAGAACTCAAAATATATAATGAAGATAATAAACTTATAAATATGTATGTAGAAGACGGCATAGCCGAAGTTACAAATAATGTTATAGGAATATTAGTAGAAACTGCTTTATATCCAAAAGATATAGATGCTGCTATATTAAAAGATGAAATAAATAAATTGTCCAGCCAAATGGTTATCAATGCTGAAGAAGCAAGAAGAAATAATGAAAAAATAGCCAAACTTAATAAACAAATAGAAATTTCTTCTAAATAA